The Rhizobium rhizoryzae DNA segment GCGTTTCGAAATCATTCATCGCGGTATCAACCGCCGCATTCAGGTCACCGGCCGAAGGATCAACGGCCGGAAACCATGGATAGTCAGTCGTCCAGCCGAACCACGGCCAACCACGTCTTTCGTGAAGGCGCTCCCATGCCGACCAGAGATCAGAACCGCGCTGCACTTGGCGGAAACCTTCCGACACCTCGACAAGCCAGGAAGGGCACATGACAGGCTCGCGGATCTTAGTCAGAAGCTCATTGACGGCAGGCCATCCACTCTTGCGCGTCTTCTCGAAAAGCAGCGCTTCACGCGTCACCTGCCCCTGATCAATTTGGCGCTGGTCAAATCCAGTGATGACCAACTGTCCGTTTGGCGGCTGCAGCAATAGCCAAAAGCGATAGGCCATCCAGACTTTTCCGAACGCCTTGGCTGATACCCGTTCTGGCCTTTCCGGCGCGACGACAGGCGGCAACCGTTCCCACGCCCTTGCTTGCAGGTATGTGGCAGGGCAAGCAATGCGGTCAGCTGTTCCGGGCTGATTGAGATAATCGGGCGTGCGGTCAATGCACCGCAACCTCTGATCTGAATCCAGATCATCCCAAGCCTTGCGAGTTCTCGACAAACTCCATTGTTCAGCGTTAGGCCAAGCCTTCAGCCACCGCAAAAACAGCCGTTCGCTTTTGCGTCTTTCAGCGCCACTTGCGCCCGTGCGCGTGCGCAATTGTGGAGATATATTTGGAGAGTCTTCTGGAGATTCATTATCGTGGGGTAACTGGTACACCGTATTATTACCCTTATTTACACCGTCTTCGTCCCCCATTTCCACCACCTTCGCCCCTTCGCTCGCGATCCCGCCGCCGAGAGATTCCGCATCGTCATCGTGTTGACGAACCGGCACAGACGGACGATCCGGGAACCGCGCGACATACGATTTCCGGTTGTGCATTTGCCCGTAGAACTGACCTCTTGTGACACTTATCCAGCCCGCACTTGCGGCCGCGTCCAGGTGCTTGATCACTGTCTTTTTCGAGAGCCCCGATAGAGCAACCAGATCCTGAATTGTCGGATGGCAGTTGCCGCCGTCCTTATCCATCTTGAGCCCTAATGCTTGGCAGATCGCTTTTGCGGACGCACTCAAGTCAGACCGAGCAACCGCTTGCCGCCACCGCCACGCAAAGGACGATTGTTTTCTGATGTTAGCCATAGGCCACGCTTTCACCCCCGTATGCGCAATGTGTTAGGAGGCCGCGCCAGCAGCGATGCGCCGCAAATCGCCGCGCGCCGCACGGATCATTACAGGGTCATAGTTCGCGTCTGGATTTCGCGGCCGATTGAGAAACTGAATTTCAGCTTCCAGATATTGGAGCCCACCTTGAAAGCCTGCCGACATCAGGGCGCGGCGAATGGGCATGATTTCGGAAAGGATAAATGCAAGCGGCGCGCTCAAGAGCCATTCAGCCCGATCCCGGTCATTGCGACAGGCGCGAAGATCCTCGACATCTGGAATGGACATCATGGCTCGCCTCGATTCCAGGCGTCATATCGGGCGCGAAGATCAAACCACGCCTGTTGCGCAACCATGTCTTCGTTGAGTTGCTTTTTTGACTCGATACCGAGAAGCAGCTTCAGAACTCGGTCAGCTGCAGCCGCATCACGAACCGGACCTTTCCCGGCGATCTCTTCCAAAAAGCGGCGAAACGGCGCTTCCTGCAGCTTCATCGCGGCTTCCGTGGTAAAATCCCCGTTTCTCAGCGCAGGCTTTTCGGCCTTCTGATCTTGCATTTTACGGAACTGTTCGGCCGCTCGCGACCGAGTACGGAACAGCAAAAGCAGGATTTCCAAGGCACTTGATGCAAGCTCGATTTCGTCTGAAAGCGCGTCCGGCGAGAACTGCAGAATGACCGCTTCAGCGCCGTTGCGCCGCTTGACCGAAACGCGGGTCTGGCTGCCTTCGCAGTCCATCCGCCATTCATCATCCTTCAGAGCGTCGGCAGCCACAGCCAGCCGCGACAAGCGCTTTTTATCATCCTCGACAGATGGGGTTACCTTTTGCGCGCCCGTCATGCTGCAACCTCGCCTTCGGCTTGGCCACCCCATTGGAGCGCCATTGCATCGGCAATTCCCTGAAACGTTTCGCTTCTGATCTTCCAGCGGTCAGGCGTTCGAGGCGCACGATGAATTCGAGACCAACGCTTATGTTCGTCCGTCCCTTTTGCAGGAGGCGTTAGCCGGTTGGTTGGCACCAATGGCGCCAGACCACGAAGATAAAGACCGGTTCCCTTGAACGCCTCATCACCGAACCACCAAGGCTGCACTGTTTGTGCAGGCGGCTGATAATCGCGAA contains these protein-coding regions:
- a CDS encoding helix-turn-helix domain-containing protein, translated to MANIRKQSSFAWRWRQAVARSDLSASAKAICQALGLKMDKDGGNCHPTIQDLVALSGLSKKTVIKHLDAAASAGWISVTRGQFYGQMHNRKSYVARFPDRPSVPVRQHDDDAESLGGGIASEGAKVVEMGDEDGVNKGNNTVYQLPHDNESPEDSPNISPQLRTRTGASGAERRKSERLFLRWLKAWPNAEQWSLSRTRKAWDDLDSDQRLRCIDRTPDYLNQPGTADRIACPATYLQARAWERLPPVVAPERPERVSAKAFGKVWMAYRFWLLLQPPNGQLVITGFDQRQIDQGQVTREALLFEKTRKSGWPAVNELLTKIREPVMCPSWLVEVSEGFRQVQRGSDLWSAWERLHERRGWPWFGWTTDYPWFPAVDPSAGDLNAAVDTAMNDFETLVNEGREDAG